A window of the Chloroflexus sp. Y-396-1 genome harbors these coding sequences:
- a CDS encoding acyl-CoA synthetase: MHMYELGLEKNAANYTPLTPLSFLKRTAMVYPDLPAIIHGERRYTWSQVYERTRRLASALRAVGVGYRDTVAAILSNTPEMYECHFGVPGAGAVLNTINVRLDAATIAFILNHGEAKVLITDREFAPVVKAALDLLDRPIMIIDVDDPMYTGSGDRLGTVDYEAFLASGDPSFDLIYPPDEWEAITLNYTSGTTANPKGVVYHHRGAYLNALSNIVSWGMPHHAVYLWTLPMFHCNGWCFPWTMAANAGTNICLRKVDAAAIWHAIETYRVTHYCGAPIVHSMIANHAPPHWREGRGTHKVSGLIAAAPPPAAVLQAMAEIGFDITHVYGLTETYGPAAVCAKQPDWHTLPIADQAHLNGRQGVTYHAQEAISVLDPTTMQPVPWDGQTMGEVMFRGNIVMKGYLKNPAATEAAFRDGWFHSGDLAVVHPDGYIKITDRAKDIIISGGENISSIEVEEALYKHPAVMLAAVVAAPDPKWGEVPHAFIELREGAIVTEEELQQHCRRFLAGYKIPKKFTFGPLPKTSTGKIQKFILREQARSRQAITEA, translated from the coding sequence ATGCACATGTACGAACTTGGCCTAGAGAAGAACGCGGCAAACTACACCCCCTTAACCCCACTCTCATTCCTCAAGCGGACGGCGATGGTGTATCCCGATCTACCGGCAATTATCCACGGCGAGCGGCGTTATACCTGGTCCCAAGTTTATGAGCGAACACGGCGATTGGCTTCAGCGCTGCGTGCGGTTGGGGTGGGATACCGCGATACGGTGGCGGCAATCCTTAGCAATACGCCTGAAATGTACGAATGCCACTTCGGCGTACCGGGTGCTGGCGCCGTTCTTAATACTATCAATGTGCGTCTCGATGCGGCAACCATTGCTTTCATTCTCAATCACGGTGAAGCCAAAGTCTTGATTACCGACCGCGAATTCGCACCGGTTGTTAAAGCTGCGCTTGATCTGCTTGATCGGCCAATCATGATTATCGACGTCGATGACCCGATGTACACCGGTTCTGGTGACCGTTTGGGAACCGTTGATTATGAAGCGTTTCTTGCCAGTGGTGATCCTTCATTCGATCTCATCTATCCGCCTGACGAATGGGAGGCGATTACGCTTAACTACACCTCCGGCACGACCGCAAATCCGAAGGGTGTCGTATATCACCACCGTGGTGCCTACCTCAATGCGCTCTCGAACATTGTGTCGTGGGGAATGCCTCACCACGCCGTGTACCTATGGACTCTTCCTATGTTCCACTGCAACGGCTGGTGTTTTCCCTGGACGATGGCCGCTAACGCGGGAACGAATATCTGTCTGCGAAAAGTCGATGCAGCAGCGATCTGGCATGCCATCGAGACTTACCGTGTAACACATTACTGTGGCGCGCCAATAGTGCATTCAATGATTGCAAATCATGCGCCACCGCACTGGCGTGAAGGACGCGGTACCCATAAAGTAAGTGGCTTGATTGCCGCCGCTCCGCCACCGGCTGCCGTATTGCAGGCGATGGCCGAGATTGGTTTTGATATTACCCACGTCTACGGCCTGACCGAGACCTACGGTCCGGCAGCGGTTTGTGCCAAACAGCCTGACTGGCACACACTGCCGATCGCTGACCAAGCGCATCTCAACGGTCGGCAAGGAGTTACCTATCACGCCCAAGAGGCTATCAGTGTCCTTGATCCGACTACGATGCAACCGGTGCCCTGGGATGGTCAGACGATGGGTGAAGTGATGTTCCGTGGCAACATCGTGATGAAAGGATACCTCAAAAATCCAGCCGCCACCGAAGCAGCCTTCCGTGATGGTTGGTTCCATTCAGGCGATCTGGCCGTGGTGCATCCTGATGGGTATATTAAGATTACCGACCGGGCAAAGGACATCATTATTTCAGGTGGCGAGAACATTTCATCCATCGAGGTAGAGGAGGCACTCTACAAGCATCCGGCAGTGATGCTGGCAGCCGTAGTTGCCGCACCCGACCCGAAATGGGGTGAGGTTCCTCACGCTTTTATCGAGCTACGAGAAGGCGCAATAGTAACCGAAGAGGAATTGCAACAACATTGTCGGCGCTTTTTGGCCGGTTATAAGATACCGAAAAAGTTTACGTTTGGCCCGCTACCGAAGACCTCAACCGGTAAAATCCAGAAGTTTATTCTGCGCGAACAGGCACGTTCACGCCAGGCAATTACCGAAGCGTGA
- the pyrR gene encoding bifunctional pyr operon transcriptional regulator/uracil phosphoribosyltransferase PyrR, translating to MSNEKQILSADEIRRALVRIAHEIDERNGGLRDVVLVGIRSRGVPLAERIAAAIADFDGTRVPIGQLDITLYRDDLKLRGPAPRVRKTDVPIDITGKTVVLVDDVLFTGRTVRAALDAIADLGRPARIQLAVLIDRGHRELPIRADFVGKNVPTSLSERVMVRLRETDGVDEVVIQRGTFND from the coding sequence ATGAGTAACGAGAAGCAGATCTTATCGGCTGACGAGATCAGACGCGCATTAGTGCGTATAGCTCATGAAATTGACGAGCGCAACGGCGGCCTGCGTGATGTAGTTCTCGTCGGTATTCGGAGTCGCGGTGTACCGCTGGCCGAACGGATTGCAGCAGCCATCGCCGATTTTGATGGTACGCGAGTGCCGATTGGTCAACTCGATATTACGCTTTATCGCGATGACCTCAAGCTGCGTGGCCCAGCACCACGAGTACGCAAGACTGATGTTCCTATTGATATTACCGGAAAAACGGTTGTACTAGTAGATGATGTTCTGTTTACCGGCCGCACCGTGCGGGCAGCGCTCGATGCAATTGCCGATCTCGGACGCCCGGCCCGTATTCAGTTAGCCGTTTTGATTGATCGTGGTCACCGTGAATTACCTATCCGTGCTGATTTTGTTGGTAAGAATGTGCCGACCTCGCTCTCGGAACGGGTAATGGTACGTCTGCGTGAGACCGACGGGGTTGATGAGGTTGTGATTCAACGAGGTACCTTCAATGATTGA
- a CDS encoding aspartate carbamoyltransferase catalytic subunit, whose amino-acid sequence MIERRRHAIDLDDFSATEIEEILETAESMREVLGREIKQVPALRGKTVVNMFFEESTRTRISFELAARALSANVVAFTARGSSVEKGESLVDTVRTLQALGADIIVMRHSQSGAPYLVARHFRGSLINAGDGRHAHPTQALLDLYTMRSHFGQIRGLKVVIVGDILHSRVVRSNLWGLTRLGAHVTLCGPPTLIGPAAFWTATWPQLRIAHELDPLLPDADVVMALRLQKERMQSGLLPALREYTRIYGLTAERLARLPAHAIVMHPGPMNEGIEIFPEVATASSSVIEEQVTNGVAVRMALLYRMAG is encoded by the coding sequence ATGATTGAACGACGTCGTCATGCGATCGATCTCGATGATTTCAGTGCTACCGAGATTGAAGAGATTCTCGAAACGGCTGAAAGTATGCGTGAGGTGTTGGGGCGCGAGATCAAGCAAGTTCCGGCCTTACGTGGGAAAACAGTCGTCAATATGTTTTTTGAAGAGAGCACCCGTACCCGCATCTCCTTTGAGCTGGCAGCACGAGCGTTGTCGGCGAATGTGGTGGCTTTCACTGCTCGCGGGAGCAGCGTTGAGAAGGGCGAATCACTCGTTGATACGGTGCGAACGTTGCAGGCGCTAGGCGCCGATATTATTGTTATGCGCCATAGCCAATCGGGTGCCCCCTATCTGGTAGCCCGTCACTTTCGTGGCTCGTTGATTAACGCTGGTGATGGTCGCCACGCTCATCCGACCCAAGCCCTGCTTGATCTCTACACGATGCGGAGTCACTTTGGTCAGATCAGGGGTCTTAAGGTTGTGATCGTGGGCGATATTTTACATAGCCGGGTAGTACGCTCTAACCTGTGGGGGCTGACTCGACTGGGTGCCCACGTGACCCTGTGTGGCCCGCCAACGCTCATTGGCCCAGCAGCGTTCTGGACAGCAACATGGCCCCAGCTACGAATTGCGCACGAACTGGACCCGTTGCTGCCCGATGCAGATGTCGTGATGGCATTACGCTTGCAGAAGGAACGGATGCAGAGCGGATTGTTACCGGCATTACGCGAGTATACCCGCATCTATGGCCTGACCGCCGAACGCCTGGCCCGTTTACCGGCTCATGCAATCGTGATGCATCCTGGCCCGATGAATGAGGGCATTGAGATTTTTCCGGAAGTGGCAACCGCATCCTCATCGGTTATCGAAGAGCAAGTTACCAATGGGGTTGCCGTCCGTATGGCGTTACTCTATCGGATGGCCGGTTGA
- a CDS encoding dihydroorotase: MRYLIKNGTIIDPANRVATIGDILVANGKVERLYDLADLHSDREPVSPDTEVINARGCVVAPGFTDLHTHLRQPGEEHKETIASVSAAAAVGGFTTLCARPTTRPTPDNAATIRQLRELTAQLARVRIDLIGALTLGNEGQVLSEMRELAEAGCIAFSDGGRTITNSALMRNALSYAAALRLPVMVSCQDPYLAAGGVAHEGAVSVRLGLPGIPAAAEEAIVARDIALAEATGAHLHISRVSTAGSVALIRAARARGVHVTAEVTPHHLTLTDRWLLGWLEERPEIESGRPGSHPDLSLPSWLNPALLPPYDSSTRVDPPLRSIEHVEALVEGLRDGVIDAIAIDHAPHALVDRDCEYGIAPPGISGLETALALTLTLVHRGEMDIVNLIAKLTEGPAQVLNRSPANLRPGATADIVIFDPERSWVVEPEHFASKGRNTPLRGQRLKGQVMLTMAAGKIVFRRDNFGRQAQAAPQPSRLEGILGSE; this comes from the coding sequence ATGCGCTATCTCATCAAAAATGGCACGATCATTGACCCGGCCAATCGTGTAGCCACTATCGGCGATATTCTAGTTGCCAACGGCAAAGTTGAGCGCTTATACGATCTGGCCGATCTCCACAGCGACCGCGAACCGGTTTCACCCGATACTGAAGTGATCAATGCGCGCGGTTGTGTCGTAGCACCTGGCTTTACCGATCTTCACACCCATCTCCGTCAACCGGGCGAAGAACATAAAGAGACCATCGCTAGTGTGAGTGCAGCGGCTGCGGTTGGTGGCTTTACAACCCTATGCGCCCGACCAACGACCCGCCCTACTCCTGATAACGCCGCTACCATTCGTCAGTTGCGTGAACTGACTGCACAGTTGGCCAGAGTACGGATCGATCTTATCGGCGCCCTTACGCTCGGTAACGAAGGTCAAGTCTTGAGCGAGATGCGCGAGCTGGCAGAGGCAGGTTGTATCGCGTTTAGTGATGGCGGACGAACGATTACGAATTCTGCCCTGATGCGAAATGCCCTATCGTATGCTGCTGCGCTTCGACTACCGGTTATGGTGAGTTGTCAAGACCCGTATCTGGCGGCCGGCGGCGTTGCTCATGAAGGGGCGGTCAGTGTCCGTCTCGGTTTACCGGGCATCCCTGCCGCTGCCGAAGAGGCTATCGTGGCCCGTGATATTGCGCTGGCCGAGGCAACCGGCGCTCACCTCCACATCAGTCGGGTAAGCACTGCCGGTAGTGTAGCATTGATCCGGGCAGCACGGGCACGGGGGGTCCACGTCACTGCCGAAGTTACGCCCCATCACCTGACCCTGACCGACCGCTGGTTACTCGGTTGGCTTGAAGAAAGGCCTGAAATTGAGAGTGGGCGACCGGGTTCTCACCCTGATCTGAGCCTGCCGTCATGGCTTAATCCCGCTCTTCTGCCGCCATACGATAGTTCGACGCGGGTTGATCCACCATTGCGCAGTATTGAACACGTTGAGGCACTAGTTGAAGGGCTGCGCGATGGGGTTATTGACGCAATCGCGATTGATCACGCCCCACACGCACTGGTTGACCGCGATTGCGAATACGGGATTGCCCCACCCGGCATTAGTGGCCTGGAAACCGCGCTAGCCTTGACATTGACCCTTGTTCATCGCGGTGAGATGGACATCGTCAATTTGATTGCCAAACTGACCGAAGGACCAGCACAAGTCCTTAACCGTTCACCGGCCAATCTCCGACCTGGCGCAACTGCCGATATTGTCATCTTCGATCCTGAACGGAGTTGGGTCGTTGAACCTGAACACTTTGCGTCGAAGGGCCGCAACACACCACTGCGTGGTCAGCGATTAAAAGGACAGGTCATGCTCACCATGGCTGCCGGTAAAATAGTCTTCCGTCGCGACAATTTTGGCCGACAGGCGCAAGCTGCACCACAACCTTCACGGTTAGAAGGAATCCTGGGTTCGGAATGA
- a CDS encoding polysaccharide lyase, with amino-acid sequence MIDSPISPAYSISANGEILVRYQTSGNAEASAIDYLMVEIVTTTASSGNKSVFIPLVQHVSSAVTPTPIVSPKPVQTPMALPTPVPTPVPPPTGDVCAFNPTNGIVFASSMERSNWYQLANRGNSASVLAPYLPNRVYKTYPSNVSAVNNPVRKGGWSQQFQNLAGTHEPLYSFKFALPRSDVYYWRFYRQYEAGYQFTCESKAFVVSAHNPITFTLPAGQYPDGTNEVSCFLQIMPNCWYDNSAGTSRCFDPANVNNRGEPVLYCYHLDQPTGYGEKLRQNIGTPTYITSGQWNDFQMMMKLNTPGQADGEVKLWINGELKLHYKTIRFRTIPELQLNAASMPGYIGGHCTSVRDQKNLGRSLHDLESIHYRRDV; translated from the coding sequence GTGATTGATTCGCCGATTTCCCCGGCCTATAGCATCAGTGCCAACGGTGAGATTCTGGTTCGCTATCAAACTAGCGGTAATGCAGAGGCGAGTGCTATTGATTACCTGATGGTGGAGATCGTGACAACAACGGCGTCTTCAGGCAACAAATCCGTATTCATCCCTCTTGTACAGCATGTATCTTCGGCTGTAACGCCAACGCCGATAGTAAGTCCTAAGCCTGTGCAAACACCTATGGCTTTGCCTACGCCTGTTCCAACACCTGTGCCACCGCCTACGGGTGATGTGTGTGCATTCAACCCAACGAACGGTATTGTCTTTGCCAGCAGTATGGAACGCTCGAATTGGTATCAGCTCGCCAATCGCGGGAATTCTGCCTCAGTTCTTGCACCGTATCTGCCGAATCGCGTTTATAAAACCTATCCGAGCAACGTCAGTGCTGTGAACAATCCAGTGCGCAAGGGCGGCTGGTCGCAGCAGTTCCAGAATCTTGCCGGTACTCACGAGCCGTTGTATTCGTTCAAGTTTGCTCTCCCACGGAGCGATGTCTACTACTGGCGCTTCTACCGCCAGTACGAGGCTGGCTATCAATTTACCTGCGAATCTAAAGCATTTGTGGTATCTGCCCATAATCCAATCACCTTTACGTTGCCGGCCGGGCAATATCCTGATGGAACCAATGAAGTGAGTTGTTTCCTCCAAATTATGCCGAACTGTTGGTACGACAATTCCGCCGGTACCAGCCGCTGTTTTGATCCAGCGAATGTGAACAATCGTGGTGAACCAGTGCTGTATTGTTATCACCTCGATCAGCCGACAGGGTATGGCGAGAAACTGCGTCAGAATATTGGAACTCCTACCTACATTACTAGCGGACAATGGAACGATTTTCAGATGATGATGAAGCTGAATACGCCGGGTCAGGCTGATGGCGAGGTAAAGTTGTGGATCAACGGTGAGCTGAAATTACACTACAAGACCATTCGCTTCCGTACCATCCCAGAGCTACAGCTCAATGCAGCATCGATGCCGGGGTATATCGGTGGTCACTGCACCAGTGTCCGTGATCAAAAAAATCTGGGACGATCACTACATGATCTCGAAAGTATACATTACCGACGAGATGTTTAA
- the htpG gene encoding molecular chaperone HtpG, translating to MTTESLTETGRQSHTFKAEVQQVLYILAHSLYTDREIFLRELISNASDAINRVQFEMLTNRDVRDPDLEPQITIEVNKEARTLSISDTGIGMTAEEMVEHLGTIAQSAARAFVQKAGEVAKQTASEIIGQFGVGFYSVFMVADKVTVVSQSYRPDAPAAMWESSGGDSFTVGPATRERRGTTITIHLKEDATEFADPWRIEQIVRRHSNYVAFPIMLDGRQINARTAIWRKAPRDVTTEEYNDYYRQLTLDSQPPLSVIHISTDAPVDLHAILYIPSRRERGILERRIEGQIKLYSRKVLILEEAKDLLPTYFRFVEGVVDSEDLPLNVSRESVQSGTAGGSPVMQRLRKTLTGRLHKELNELAERDPEKYRTFWKEFGPFIKEGIATDYEHRNDLLKLLRVQTTKSGDEWITLATYKERMVSGQKEIYYLMAASREAALNSPHLDPLRARDIEVILFTDLMDGFMLSGLREYEGLRLRNIDEGNLDLPGEVERPTPAINDEQFTALAERIAAVLGERLKEVRASQVLHDSPARLVAEEAAFGREMQRIQQILGQDVQLGPRIMELNPAHPLIAALARRAVENPNDPLLTLAAEQLYDNALLIEGLHRDPASMAPRILRLLELAAGVTSAQA from the coding sequence ATGACAACCGAATCGTTGACTGAAACCGGACGACAGTCGCATACCTTCAAAGCAGAAGTTCAGCAAGTCCTCTACATTCTGGCCCACTCACTGTACACCGATCGGGAAATCTTCTTACGCGAGCTGATCTCGAACGCTTCCGACGCTATCAATCGGGTACAGTTCGAGATGCTGACCAATCGCGATGTGCGTGACCCTGATCTTGAACCCCAAATTACGATTGAAGTCAACAAAGAGGCGCGCACGCTCTCGATCAGCGATACCGGCATCGGTATGACGGCTGAGGAAATGGTTGAGCATTTGGGCACCATTGCCCAATCAGCCGCACGTGCGTTTGTTCAGAAGGCCGGTGAGGTAGCGAAACAGACGGCGAGTGAAATTATCGGTCAATTCGGTGTCGGTTTCTACTCAGTTTTTATGGTTGCCGATAAGGTGACAGTTGTTTCCCAATCGTATCGCCCTGACGCGCCGGCAGCAATGTGGGAATCGAGTGGCGGCGATAGCTTTACCGTGGGTCCGGCGACACGCGAACGGCGCGGTACGACGATAACGATCCACTTGAAAGAGGATGCCACCGAGTTTGCGGATCCCTGGCGGATTGAACAGATTGTACGCCGCCATTCCAATTACGTTGCCTTCCCGATCATGCTCGATGGCCGTCAGATCAACGCACGCACGGCGATCTGGCGGAAAGCGCCGCGTGATGTCACGACCGAAGAGTATAACGATTATTATCGTCAACTTACACTCGATAGTCAACCACCACTCAGTGTCATTCACATTTCAACCGATGCGCCGGTCGATCTCCACGCCATTCTCTACATCCCCTCACGGCGTGAGCGCGGCATTCTCGAACGACGAATCGAAGGCCAGATTAAGCTCTATTCGCGCAAGGTGCTGATCCTTGAAGAGGCGAAGGATTTGCTGCCTACCTACTTCCGCTTTGTTGAGGGTGTGGTCGATAGTGAAGACCTGCCACTGAATGTATCGCGCGAGAGTGTTCAGAGCGGCACAGCCGGCGGCTCGCCGGTGATGCAACGCCTACGCAAGACGCTTACCGGTCGATTGCACAAAGAACTAAACGAATTGGCCGAGCGTGATCCAGAGAAGTATCGCACCTTCTGGAAGGAATTTGGCCCCTTTATCAAAGAGGGTATCGCTACCGATTACGAGCATCGAAATGATCTCCTCAAACTGCTGCGGGTACAGACAACCAAGAGCGGCGACGAGTGGATTACGCTGGCTACGTACAAAGAGCGTATGGTGAGCGGTCAAAAGGAGATTTACTATCTGATGGCTGCCAGCCGCGAAGCCGCCCTGAACAGTCCACACCTTGATCCTCTGCGAGCGCGTGATATTGAGGTGATTCTCTTCACCGACCTGATGGACGGCTTTATGCTATCAGGGTTGCGTGAATACGAGGGGCTGCGCCTGCGCAACATTGATGAAGGAAACCTTGATCTACCCGGTGAAGTCGAACGACCAACACCAGCCATCAACGACGAACAGTTTACCGCTCTGGCCGAGCGCATCGCCGCCGTTCTCGGCGAACGTCTGAAAGAGGTACGCGCTTCTCAGGTGTTGCATGATAGCCCAGCCCGCCTGGTGGCAGAAGAGGCTGCCTTTGGCCGAGAGATGCAACGGATTCAGCAGATTCTCGGTCAGGACGTACAGCTCGGCCCAAGGATTATGGAACTGAATCCGGCTCACCCCCTCATCGCCGCATTAGCACGTCGGGCTGTGGAAAATCCAAACGATCCGCTGCTTACGCTAGCCGCTGAACAACTGTACGATAATGCGTTGCTGATTGAAGGGTTACATCGCGATCCGGCATCGATGGCCCCGCGCATCTTACGACTTCTCGAACTTGCTGCCGGGGTAACCTCAGCCCAGGCATGA
- a CDS encoding biotin-dependent carboxyltransferase family protein, with product MPVATIDILASGPLLTIQDGGRLKTRRYGVPVGGAMDRFALAAANRLVGNPAYAPALELTAGGVRIRFNATMLISLTGADLQAQLDEQPLAPWQSILARQGSLLSVHGRRRPWGGRAYLAIAGELEAEWAVGGAGTCLSGGFGGYQGRAIRSGDRISIRLPSLHYHYESRWWPIDRRPPYSAQPRLRVLPGPQRDVLPAAWEQLLNQSFAIDQAANRQGYRLNGAALPTHQLSLPSFGVLPGAIQLPPDGQPILLMADAQPTGGYPVIAVVISADLPLAAQLLPGDRLSFTETDLETAHMALAEQAAWLALGPEDEESSWLLDQAGALG from the coding sequence ATGCCCGTTGCCACCATCGATATTCTTGCCAGCGGACCATTGTTGACTATTCAGGATGGCGGTCGACTAAAGACACGTCGGTATGGCGTACCGGTCGGTGGAGCGATGGATCGGTTTGCCCTGGCAGCGGCCAATCGACTGGTGGGCAACCCGGCTTATGCTCCGGCGCTTGAACTCACTGCCGGTGGGGTCCGAATACGTTTCAATGCGACGATGCTGATCAGCCTGACCGGCGCCGATCTTCAGGCTCAACTCGATGAACAACCGTTGGCGCCCTGGCAAAGCATACTGGCCCGACAAGGCAGCCTGTTGAGCGTCCACGGACGGCGCCGTCCGTGGGGTGGGCGGGCTTATCTGGCAATTGCTGGCGAGCTTGAAGCTGAATGGGCGGTTGGTGGCGCTGGTACTTGTCTATCCGGTGGGTTTGGCGGCTATCAGGGGCGTGCTATACGATCCGGCGACCGGATTAGCATTCGTTTACCTTCTCTGCACTACCACTACGAATCGCGATGGTGGCCGATTGATCGCCGACCTCCATACTCCGCTCAACCTCGCCTGCGTGTCTTACCTGGCCCTCAACGTGATGTGTTACCTGCGGCGTGGGAACAATTGCTCAATCAATCATTTGCTATCGATCAGGCGGCCAACCGGCAGGGGTATCGCCTGAATGGCGCAGCACTGCCGACCCATCAACTCTCGTTGCCGTCATTTGGCGTACTACCGGGTGCAATCCAGCTTCCCCCAGATGGTCAACCGATCTTACTGATGGCCGATGCCCAACCAACCGGTGGCTACCCGGTGATTGCCGTTGTCATCAGCGCCGATCTCCCCCTGGCAGCCCAACTCTTGCCTGGCGACCGTCTGTCTTTCACCGAAACCGATTTGGAAACTGCCCACATGGCCCTGGCCGAACAAGCTGCGTGGCTGGCCCTCGGCCCAGAAGATGAAGAGAGCAGTTGGCTGCTTGACCAGGCGGGAGCGTTAGGGTGA